In Salvelinus alpinus chromosome 22, SLU_Salpinus.1, whole genome shotgun sequence, one genomic interval encodes:
- the LOC139549669 gene encoding uncharacterized protein, with the protein MSPSEGKTPAFRKLQLLSYPTQSSSYCPPPHRAPATVLPHTELQLLSSPTQSHTELQLLSSPTQISSYCSPPHRSPATVLPHTVLQLLSSPTQSSSYCPPPPTQSSSYCPPPHRSPATVFPHPDLQLLSSHTQRSSYCPPPHRATQSSSYCPPSHRAPATVLPHTELLLLSSLTQSSSYCPPHTEIQLLSSPTQSSSYCPPHTEIQLLSSPTQSHTELQLLSSPTHSSSYCPPTRRAPTIVLPHTELQLLSSPTQSSSYCPPTHRSPATVLPLTELQLLSSPTQSSSYSPATVLPHAELQLLSYPTQSSSYCPPPHRAPATVLPHTELQLLSSPTQSHTELQLLSSPTQISSYCSPPHRSPATVLPHTVLQLLSSPTQSSSYCPPPPTQSSSYCPPPHRSPATVFPHPDLQLLSSHTQRSSYCPPPHRATQSSSYCPPSHRAPATVLPHTELLLLSSLTQSSSYCPPHTEIQLLSSPTQSSSYCPPHTEIQLLSSPTQSHTELQLLSSPTHSSSYCPPTRRAPTIVLPHTELQLLSSPTQSSSYCPPTHRSPATVLPLTELQLLSSPTQSSSYSPATVLPHAELQLLSYPTQSSSYCPPPHRAPATVLPHTELQLLSSPTQSHTELQLLSSPTQISSYCSPPHRSPATVLPHTVLQLLSSPTQSSSYCPPPPHTELQLLSSPTQISSYCFPSPRSPATVLPHTEIQLLSSPTQSHTELQLLSSLTQSSSYCPPSHRAPATVLSHTSGVTPLESGVTPLESGVTPLKSGVTPLESGVTPLESGVTPLESGVTPLESGVTPLESGVTPLESGASGAGTLTADPGPGTLTAGPGQEGDSGCTGQEGDSGCPYNCP; encoded by the exons ATGTCCCCCTCTGAGGGGAAGACACCTGCTTTCAGAA AGCTCCAACTACTGTCCTAccccacacagagctccagctactgtcctcccccacacagagctccagctactgtcctcccccacacagagctccagctactgtcctcccccacacagagccacacagagctccagctactgtcctcccccacacagatCTCCAGCTACTGTTCTCCCCCACACAGatctccagctactgtcctcccccacacagtgctccagctactgtcctcccccacacagagctccagctactgtccacccccccccacacagagctccagctactgtcctcccccacacagatCTCCAGCTACTGTTTTCCCTCACCCAGatctccagctactgtcctcccacACACAGAgatccagctactgtcctcccccacacagagccacacagagctccagctactgtcctccctcacacagagctccagctactgtcctccctcacacagagctcctgctactgtcctccctcacacagagctccagctactgtcctccccacACAGAgatccagctactgtcctcccccacacagagctccagctactgtcctccccacACAGAgatccagctactgtcctcccccacacagagccacacagagctccagctactgtcctcccccacacacagctccagctactgtcctcccacACGCAGAGCTCCAACTAttgtcctcccccacacagagctccagctactgtcctcccccacacagagctccagctactgtcctcccacACACAGatctccagctactgtcctccccctcacagagctccagctactgtcctcccccacacagagctccagctact ctccagctactgtcctcccccacgCAGAGCTCCAACTACTGTCCTAccccacacagagctccagctactgtcctcccccacacagagctccagctactgtcctcccccacacagagctccagctactgtcctcccccacacagagccacacagagctccagctactgtcctcccccacacagatCTCCAGCTACTGTTCTCCCCCACACAGatctccagctactgtcctcccccacacagtgctccagctactgtcctcccccacacagagctccagctactgtccacccccccccacacagagctccagctactgtcctcccccacacagatCTCCAGCTACTGTTTTCCCTCACCCAGatctccagctactgtcctcccacACACAGAgatccagctactgtcctcccccacacagagccacacagagctccagctactgtcctccctcacacagagctccagctactgtcctccctcacacagagctcctgctactgtcctccctcacacagagctccagctactgtcctccccacACAGAgatccagctactgtcctcccccacacagagctccagctactgtcctccccacACAGAgatccagctactgtcctcccccacacagagccacacagagctccagctactgtcctcccccacacacagctccagctactgtcctcccacACGCAGAGCTCCAACTAttgtcctcccccacacagagctccagctactgtcctcccccacacagagctccagctactgtcctcccacACACAGatctccagctactgtcctccccctcacagagctccagctactgtcctcccccacacagagctccagctact ctccagctactgtcctcccccacgCAGAGCTCCAACTACTGTCCTAccccacacagagctccagctactgtcctcccccacacagagctccagctactgtcctcccccacacagagctccagctactgtcctcccccacacagagccacacagagctccagctactgtcctcccccacacagatCTCCAGCTACTGTTCTCCCCCACACAGatctccagctactgtcctcccccacacagtgctccagctactgtcctcccccacacagagctccagctactgtccaccccccccccacacagagctccagctactgtcctcccccacacagatCTCCAGCTACTGTTTTCCCTCACCCAGatctccagctactgtcctcccacACACAGAgatccagctactgtcctcccccacacagagccacacagagctccagctactgtcctccctcacacagagctccagctactgtcctccctcacacagagctcctgctactgtcctctcccaCACA agtggggtcacgcccttggagagtggggtcacgcccttggagagtggggtcacgccCTTGAAGAGTGGGGTCACACCcttggagagtggggtcacgcccttggagagtggggtcacgcccttggagagtggggtcacgcccttggagagtggggtcacgcccttggagagtggggtcacgccCTTGGAGA